The Streptomyces sp. RKAG293 genome includes a region encoding these proteins:
- a CDS encoding AAA family ATPase, protein MPDWALGLVWEMRRGRQVIISGQVRDRWWLRRRPAALQELLCGVLAASGAEAVGWWTPVDGLTFPVPQHRSRFDELVASLPPLDHTDAAPANADEEQDLFSEGPSGQDPFAPEPFGQDPFPQAGGAPALPGDGAPTRRGEARRAARAGLLAAARAPKLTLLEDVTAVVRRLAASPDSATAFVFQDVDLALPPHDPGYDLGFLRLRAAMDGAVVPHAVEAKPSAPQPRNPVLVVTGDLSRLPDWFSKEDPRIATLAVGRPDQTERRLWLSILGQSFNGIETATTAEIEAIVGATDGMAAWDLDALAKSSYLRRTPIQEPVKLLESHRLNVSVDPWSQLDRDRVVKAGERLSESVLGQQCAVAQVADALQSAYVGVGFGESGAARPRGALFFVGPTGVGKTELAKGVAKLIFGDPSAYARFDMSEYQQEHSAERLAGAPPGFTGHDQGGELTRRMQERPFSVLLFDEIEKAHPTVLDKFLQILEDGRLTDGRGQTAYFSHSLIIFTSNTGADRLADLLAFEEEGGEPSYETLETHFTEAVEAKFSAIERPELFGRLRPGVVVFDMLRPEYICEIADRLLAQLAASVLERQQVTVGYDRSSIHAWILKRMQAPERRAYGGRQIRNELELIKGEIVRHFVGSPAVPGARIDVSMVDGAVQVSLSGTDSPSGHSWGVE, encoded by the coding sequence ATGCCCGACTGGGCACTCGGCCTGGTGTGGGAGATGCGCCGGGGCCGCCAGGTGATCATCAGCGGCCAGGTGCGGGACCGGTGGTGGCTGCGGCGGCGCCCGGCGGCGCTGCAGGAACTGCTCTGCGGCGTGCTGGCAGCCAGTGGCGCCGAGGCGGTGGGCTGGTGGACCCCGGTGGACGGCCTGACCTTTCCGGTACCGCAGCACCGCAGCCGCTTCGACGAGTTGGTGGCGTCACTACCCCCGCTCGACCACACGGACGCAGCCCCGGCCAACGCGGACGAGGAGCAGGACCTGTTCAGTGAGGGTCCGTCAGGCCAGGATCCGTTCGCCCCTGAGCCTTTCGGTCAGGACCCATTCCCGCAGGCGGGTGGAGCACCTGCGCTGCCCGGGGACGGTGCCCCGACCCGCCGCGGAGAGGCCCGTCGGGCAGCCAGGGCCGGTCTGCTCGCTGCCGCCCGTGCACCCAAACTGACCTTGCTGGAGGACGTCACCGCGGTGGTGCGCCGGCTGGCGGCCAGCCCGGACAGTGCGACGGCCTTCGTCTTCCAGGATGTCGACCTGGCCCTTCCGCCCCATGACCCCGGATACGACCTGGGCTTCCTCAGGCTCCGCGCCGCGATGGACGGGGCGGTCGTGCCGCACGCGGTCGAGGCGAAGCCCTCGGCGCCGCAGCCGCGCAACCCGGTCCTCGTGGTCACCGGCGACCTGTCCCGGCTACCCGACTGGTTCAGCAAGGAGGATCCACGCATCGCGACACTGGCAGTCGGGCGACCCGACCAGACCGAGCGCAGGCTCTGGCTGTCGATCCTCGGCCAGAGCTTCAACGGCATCGAGACGGCCACCACGGCCGAGATCGAGGCCATCGTCGGCGCGACGGACGGGATGGCGGCCTGGGACCTGGACGCACTGGCAAAGTCCTCCTACCTGCGCCGGACGCCGATCCAGGAACCCGTGAAGCTGTTGGAGTCGCACCGCCTCAATGTGAGCGTCGACCCCTGGAGCCAGCTCGACCGCGACCGGGTGGTGAAGGCGGGGGAACGGCTGAGCGAGTCGGTGCTGGGCCAGCAGTGCGCGGTGGCCCAGGTCGCCGACGCCCTGCAGTCGGCCTATGTCGGCGTCGGATTCGGTGAGTCAGGGGCGGCACGCCCCCGGGGCGCGCTCTTCTTCGTCGGACCGACCGGCGTCGGCAAGACCGAACTGGCCAAGGGCGTGGCCAAGCTGATCTTCGGCGATCCCAGCGCCTACGCCAGGTTCGACATGAGCGAGTACCAGCAGGAGCACTCGGCGGAGCGCCTGGCCGGGGCCCCGCCCGGCTTCACGGGCCACGACCAGGGCGGCGAGTTGACCCGTCGGATGCAGGAACGGCCTTTCAGCGTCCTGTTGTTCGACGAGATCGAGAAGGCCCACCCGACCGTGCTCGACAAGTTCCTGCAGATCCTGGAGGACGGCAGGCTCACGGACGGCCGCGGCCAGACGGCGTACTTCTCCCACTCTCTGATCATCTTCACCTCCAACACCGGGGCGGACCGGCTCGCCGATCTGCTGGCCTTCGAGGAGGAGGGCGGCGAGCCCTCGTACGAGACGCTGGAGACGCACTTCACCGAAGCGGTGGAAGCGAAATTCAGCGCCATCGAGCGGCCTGAGCTCTTCGGTCGGCTGCGCCCCGGCGTGGTGGTCTTCGACATGCTGCGCCCCGAGTACATCTGCGAGATCGCCGACCGGCTGCTCGCCCAGCTCGCCGCCTCCGTCCTGGAGCGGCAGCAGGTCACGGTCGGCTACGACCGCAGCAGCATCCACGCGTGGATCCTCAAGCGGATGCAGGCCCCGGAGCGGCGCGCCTACGGCGGACGGCAGATCCGCAACGAGTTGGAACTGATCAAGGGCGAGATCGTGCGGCACTTCGTTGGCTCGCCCGCTGTACCCGGAGCGCGGATCGATGTGAGCATGGTCGACGGCGCCGTCCAGGTGTCCCTGTCCGGCACCGACTCCCCTTCAGGCCACAGCTGGGGGGTCGAGTAG
- a CDS encoding 4Fe-4S single cluster domain-containing protein: MIFEDESVYPDLRVSRTLEQCGVLGPGQRAVVWVQGCPLRCPGCLAQETLAFSGGEVRSVPELADWLVGLASVQGVTFSGGEPFSQARGLADLLDSVRARRPDFSAMAYSGFRLEALRRGTEGQRSLLERLDLLVDGSYQAARQGNIRWRGSANQRLLALTERYAEWTRLPDIGAGIEASLDRDGTLTWSGVPPTAGFREQIETSLAESGYVVGTVSGEPSVDEQGEQ, encoded by the coding sequence GTGATCTTCGAGGACGAGTCCGTCTACCCCGACCTCCGGGTGAGTCGAACGCTTGAACAGTGCGGCGTGCTGGGCCCGGGGCAGCGTGCCGTGGTGTGGGTTCAGGGCTGCCCGTTGCGCTGCCCCGGCTGCCTCGCCCAGGAGACACTCGCCTTCTCCGGCGGAGAGGTGCGCTCCGTACCCGAACTCGCCGACTGGCTGGTCGGACTGGCATCGGTGCAGGGCGTCACCTTCTCGGGCGGCGAACCATTCAGTCAGGCCCGTGGTCTGGCTGATCTGCTGGACTCCGTCAGGGCCCGCCGTCCGGACTTCTCCGCGATGGCCTACTCCGGATTCCGCCTTGAGGCGCTGCGCCGCGGCACCGAGGGCCAGCGCTCGCTGCTCGAACGGCTCGACCTGCTGGTGGATGGCTCCTACCAGGCCGCGAGGCAGGGGAACATCCGCTGGCGCGGATCCGCCAATCAACGTCTCCTTGCGCTTACGGAGCGCTACGCTGAGTGGACCCGGCTGCCGGACATCGGCGCGGGCATCGAAGCGTCCCTGGACAGGGACGGAACTCTCACTTGGTCAGGGGTGCCGCCCACAGCCGGTTTTCGGGAGCAGATCGAAACTTCGTTGGCGGAAAGCGGATACGTCGTGGGGACCGTGTCCGGGGAGCCGTCCGTCGACGAACAGGGGGAGCAATGA
- a CDS encoding protein phosphatase 2C domain-containing protein yields MPGSEQQRRSRIVVAGAMVQGTAHLANATACQDAFRSFRVDARTVVLAVADGAGSRSRGALGAHLAVDLACDLLRSGIPAAEADGSSWTGWVSERARAVVDAWNEAVDALGAPLLTDCQEGPEAARSPVAHRSARDQCASTVAAALLRPPWVAFLSLGDSFGVVLTRDQLDPRAVERCHLVLPPQASPDRSTVFLSSPTARARVRSFALRDDELSGVVLATDGCLPLALDHPSVRGLPPGAGPLPAPGFYHSLSTMLRANGGHGEPLRALLSGPGAARSGDDLTVLGAVLTAEPAEPLR; encoded by the coding sequence GTGCCCGGGTCCGAACAGCAGCGCCGCAGCAGAATCGTGGTGGCGGGAGCGATGGTGCAGGGAACAGCGCACCTGGCGAACGCAACCGCCTGTCAGGATGCTTTCCGGTCGTTCCGGGTCGACGCCCGCACCGTCGTCCTCGCTGTCGCCGACGGTGCGGGGAGCAGGTCGCGGGGAGCTCTCGGCGCCCATCTCGCCGTCGACCTGGCCTGCGATCTGCTCCGGTCCGGCATCCCGGCGGCCGAGGCCGACGGATCCAGCTGGACCGGCTGGGTCAGCGAGCGCGCTCGAGCCGTGGTGGACGCCTGGAACGAGGCCGTGGACGCTCTGGGCGCGCCACTTCTGACGGACTGCCAGGAGGGTCCCGAAGCGGCGCGGTCGCCCGTAGCACACCGCTCCGCGCGCGACCAGTGCGCGAGCACGGTCGCCGCCGCGCTGCTGCGTCCGCCCTGGGTGGCCTTCCTGTCCCTGGGCGACTCATTCGGTGTCGTGCTGACGCGCGATCAGCTCGACCCGCGGGCTGTGGAACGCTGCCACCTGGTACTGCCCCCGCAGGCGTCGCCGGACCGCAGCACGGTGTTCCTGTCCTCGCCCACCGCACGGGCGCGGGTCCGATCGTTCGCCCTGCGGGACGACGAACTGAGCGGGGTGGTACTGGCCACCGACGGCTGTCTACCGCTGGCCCTCGACCATCCTTCGGTACGCGGGCTCCCCCCCGGAGCCGGACCGCTGCCCGCACCGGGCTTCTACCATTCGCTCTCCACCATGCTCCGGGCCAACGGCGGCCACGGGGAACCCCTGCGCGCACTGCTGTCAGGACCTGGGGCCGCGCGCAGCGGCGACGACCTGACGGTCCTGGGCGCGGTCCTGACAGCCGAGCCGGCGGAACCGCTCCGGTGA